The Campylobacter sp. MIT 99-7217 genome contains a region encoding:
- the metE gene encoding 5-methyltetrahydropteroyltriglutamate--homocysteine S-methyltransferase has translation MQNAVISYPRIGALRELKFALEKYLKKELSKEELFQMAKELRKRHWLSQKEAGIDFISSNDFSFYDTVLDTAYALGIIAKRYKELNLDSFETYLAMARGYQGEKGDVKALAMKKWFNTNYHYLVPECDSVEDIKLNAEKILNEYKEAKQLGIESKVVITGFFTLFKLIHFQSEAIKEEAKARLLNAYKFLLIELNKAGVKWVQFDEPYLVHDLSIADIALFKSFYKDILSQKADLKILLQTYFGDVRDIYDDLLILDFDGLGLDFIEGKESLNLVKKGFSADKILFAGLVNGKNIYKNNYQKSLNLLKELEKYAKNIVLNTSCSLLHVPYTIKNESKLDKGFLEHFAFAEEKLIELKELKELFLAKDEKHPLLQANLRLFEQKENKKNEAVNKRISELKEADFKRSPNLKQRRELQKAELNLPLLPSTTIGSFPQSLDVRSTRLAFKKAEISASAYTEFNQSKIKECIKFQEEIGLDVLVHGEFERNDMVEYFGESLEGFLFTQNGWVQSYGTRCVKPPVIWGDVSRLKPITVAWSKFAQSLSSKLVKGMLTGPVTILNWSFPREDISLKQSTLQIALAIRDEVLDLEAAGIKIIQIDEAALREKLPLRRSDWHKEYLEWAIPAFNLVHSGVKASTQIHTHMCYSEFSDIIKEIDAMDADVISFEASRSNLSLLDSLKEAEFKTQVGPGVYDIHSPRVPSVKELEEVIEKILAKLDKEQIWINPDCGLKTRGKKEVEASLKNMVEATLNIRKKL, from the coding sequence ATGCAAAATGCAGTTATATCATATCCAAGAATAGGGGCTTTAAGAGAGCTTAAATTTGCTCTTGAAAAGTATTTAAAAAAAGAGCTTTCAAAAGAAGAGCTTTTTCAAATGGCTAAAGAGCTTAGAAAAAGGCATTGGTTAAGTCAAAAAGAAGCTGGTATAGATTTTATTTCCTCAAATGATTTTTCCTTTTATGACACTGTGCTTGATACAGCTTATGCTCTTGGAATCATCGCAAAAAGATACAAGGAGCTAAATTTAGACAGCTTTGAAACTTATCTTGCTATGGCTCGTGGCTATCAAGGAGAAAAAGGCGATGTGAAAGCCTTGGCTATGAAAAAATGGTTTAATACAAATTATCATTATTTAGTGCCAGAATGTGATAGTGTAGAGGATATTAAGCTTAATGCTGAAAAGATCTTAAATGAATACAAAGAAGCAAAACAGCTTGGCATTGAAAGCAAGGTTGTTATCACAGGCTTTTTTACCCTTTTTAAACTCATTCATTTTCAAAGCGAGGCCATCAAAGAAGAGGCCAAGGCAAGGCTTTTAAATGCTTATAAATTTTTATTAATTGAGCTTAATAAGGCTGGGGTTAAATGGGTGCAATTTGATGAGCCTTATTTGGTGCATGATTTAAGCATAGCTGATATAGCCTTGTTTAAGAGCTTTTATAAGGATATTTTAAGCCAAAAAGCAGATCTTAAGATCTTGCTTCAAACTTATTTTGGAGATGTAAGAGATATTTATGATGATTTGTTGATCTTAGACTTTGACGGCTTAGGGCTTGATTTTATCGAGGGCAAGGAAAGCTTAAATTTAGTTAAAAAAGGCTTTAGTGCTGATAAAATTTTATTTGCTGGCCTAGTTAATGGCAAGAATATTTACAAAAATAATTATCAAAAAAGCCTAAATTTATTAAAAGAGCTTGAAAAATATGCTAAAAATATAGTGCTAAATACTTCTTGTTCGCTCTTGCATGTGCCCTACACTATCAAAAATGAAAGCAAGCTTGATAAGGGCTTTTTAGAGCATTTTGCCTTTGCTGAGGAAAAATTAATCGAGCTTAAGGAACTTAAAGAACTTTTCTTGGCTAAAGATGAAAAGCACCCCTTGCTTCAAGCAAATTTAAGGCTTTTTGAGCAAAAAGAAAATAAAAAAAATGAGGCTGTAAATAAAAGAATTAGCGAACTTAAAGAAGCTGATTTTAAAAGAAGTCCAAATTTAAAGCAAAGAAGAGAGCTTCAAAAAGCTGAGCTAAACTTGCCCTTGCTTCCAAGTACTACTATAGGCTCTTTCCCTCAAAGCTTAGATGTTCGCTCCACAAGGCTTGCCTTTAAAAAGGCTGAAATTTCAGCCTCCGCTTATACTGAGTTTAATCAAAGCAAGATTAAAGAATGTATTAAGTTCCAAGAAGAAATAGGGCTTGATGTGCTTGTGCATGGTGAGTTTGAGCGAAATGATATGGTTGAGTATTTTGGAGAGAGCTTAGAGGGCTTTTTATTTACTCAAAATGGCTGGGTTCAAAGCTATGGGACAAGATGTGTTAAGCCTCCTGTGATTTGGGGCGATGTTAGTCGCTTAAAGCCTATAACTGTGGCTTGGTCTAAATTTGCCCAAAGCCTTAGTTCTAAACTTGTAAAAGGTATGCTAACAGGCCCTGTTACTATACTTAATTGGAGCTTTCCAAGAGAGGATATTAGCCTTAAGCAAAGCACCTTGCAAATTGCTCTGGCTATTAGAGATGAGGTGTTAGATCTTGAAGCTGCTGGGATAAAGATCATTCAAATTGATGAGGCAGCCTTAAGAGAAAAGCTACCTTTAAGAAGAAGTGATTGGCATAAGGAGTATTTAGAATGGGCTATTCCAGCCTTTAATTTAGTTCACAGTGGGGTAAAGGCTAGTACTCAAATTCACACTCATATGTGTTATAGTGAATTTAGCGATATTATCAAAGAAATTGATGCTATGGATGCTGATGTGATTTCCTTTGAGGCTTCAAGATCAAATTTAAGCTTACTTGATAGCTTAAAAGAAGCTGAATTTAAAACCCAAGTAGGGCCCGGAGTTTATGATATACACAGCCCAAGAGTTCCTAGCGTAAAAGAACTTGAAGAGGTTATAGAAAAGATCTTAGCTAAATTAGACAAGGAACAAATTTGGATAAATCCTGATTGTGGGCTTAAAACAAGGGGGAAAAAAGAGGTAGAAGCTAGTCTTAAAAACATGGTTGAAGCCACGCTTAACATAAGGAAAAAGCTTTGA
- the metF gene encoding methylenetetrahydrofolate reductase [NAD(P)H] produces the protein MSASLSFEIFPPRKDADFQTIIRTLDELRDLSPNFISVTFGAGGSANSKKTLDIASLVKNKYQTSSIVHLPCIHLNKNDIISILDECKKQGLKKILALRGDIVPDKPISRDFKYASDLISFIKKQGDFEIYAAAYPEKHNEARDFVEDIRHLKFKVDCGVDLLLTQLFFDNEDFYKFKEKCDIAGIKVPILAGVMPVTNKRQVLKITQMCGAKIPTKFAKILHKYEQNDEAMKDAGLAYAIDQIVDLLTNDVLGIHLYTMNKPNIARRIYEATHTLF, from the coding sequence TTGAGTGCTAGTCTTTCTTTTGAGATCTTTCCTCCAAGAAAGGACGCAGATTTTCAAACCATAATAAGAACCCTTGATGAGCTAAGGGATCTTAGTCCTAATTTCATTAGCGTTACCTTTGGAGCAGGAGGCAGTGCAAATTCTAAAAAGACCCTTGATATAGCAAGTTTGGTAAAAAATAAATACCAAACTTCAAGTATAGTTCATCTTCCTTGCATTCATTTAAATAAAAATGATATTATAAGCATTTTAGATGAGTGTAAAAAGCAAGGACTTAAAAAAATCCTTGCTTTAAGAGGGGATATTGTGCCTGATAAGCCTATTAGCAGGGATTTCAAATATGCAAGCGATCTAATAAGTTTTATCAAAAAGCAAGGAGACTTTGAAATTTATGCTGCAGCTTATCCTGAAAAACACAATGAAGCAAGGGATTTTGTAGAAGATATCCGTCATCTTAAATTTAAGGTTGATTGTGGAGTGGATCTGCTTTTAACTCAGCTTTTTTTTGATAACGAAGACTTTTACAAATTTAAAGAAAAATGCGATATAGCAGGTATTAAAGTGCCCATTTTAGCAGGCGTTATGCCTGTTACAAACAAGCGTCAAGTGCTTAAGATCACGCAAATGTGCGGGGCGAAAATCCCTACTAAATTTGCAAAAATCTTACACAAATATGAGCAAAATGATGAGGCTATGAAAGATGCCGGTCTTGCTTATGCGATTGATCAAATCGTTGATTTGCTTACAAATGATGTTTTGGGCATTCATCTTTATACCATGAATAAACCAAATATCGCAAGAAGGATTTATGAGGCAACTCATACTCTTTTTTAA
- a CDS encoding thiazole synthase, whose protein sequence is MDILKIGKYEFNSRFILGSGKYSLELIRAACEEANAQIITLALRRANAGVENILDFIPKNITLLPNTSGARNAQEALRIARLAREICKSDLIKIEVIADSKYLLPDNYETIKAVELLVKDGFTALPYMYPDLYAARAMRDAGAAAIMPLGSPIGTNQGLKTETFIQILLDELDLPIIVDAGIGSPAEAARAMQMGVSAIMANTAIASANNVVLMARAFKQGIEAGRNAFLAGLAEQRYLAQASSSLTGFLRD, encoded by the coding sequence ATGGATATATTGAAAATTGGCAAATACGAATTTAACTCTCGTTTTATACTTGGCTCTGGAAAATACTCCCTAGAGCTTATCCGTGCAGCCTGTGAGGAAGCAAATGCACAGATCATTACCCTTGCTTTAAGAAGAGCAAATGCTGGTGTTGAAAACATACTTGATTTTATCCCTAAAAATATTACTCTTTTACCAAATACCTCAGGTGCTAGAAATGCACAAGAAGCTTTGCGTATAGCAAGACTTGCAAGAGAAATTTGCAAAAGTGATTTGATCAAAATAGAAGTGATTGCAGATAGTAAATACCTTTTGCCTGATAATTACGAGACCATTAAGGCTGTAGAACTACTTGTTAAAGATGGCTTTACAGCACTACCTTATATGTATCCTGATCTTTATGCAGCAAGGGCTATGCGTGATGCAGGTGCTGCTGCGATTATGCCACTAGGATCGCCCATTGGGACTAATCAGGGCTTAAAAACTGAGACTTTTATACAAATTTTACTTGATGAGCTTGATTTGCCTATCATTGTTGATGCTGGTATAGGAAGTCCTGCTGAGGCAGCTAGAGCCATGCAAATGGGCGTGAGTGCTATCATGGCTAATACAGCCATAGCTAGTGCAAATAATGTTGTTCTTATGGCAAGAGCTTTTAAACAAGGTATTGAAGCAGGACGAAATGCTTTTTTAGCAGGACTTGCTGAGCAAAGATATCTTGCACAGGCTTCTTCTTCGCTGACTGGATTTTTGAGGGATTAA
- the thiH gene encoding 2-iminoacetate synthase ThiH, which translates to MQKSVFEYQENMQIIKSEILNKVLEHVESFDESSYTKEDVMKALTASNLSIENLKALLSSCAEPFLEQMARKSAFIKEQNFGKNIQLFTPLYLSNHCASKCVYCGFQEGNKIARARLDEKEIHAEMKAIAKTGLEEILLLTGEGRDYASVAYIAKACKIARQYFKVVGVEVYVMNVDEYQILHENGCDFVTVYQETYNAKKYAKIHVYGEKRVFPYRFDAQERALLGGMRGVGFGALLGIDDFRKDALATALHAYFIQKKYPHAEISLSAPRLRPIINNRKINPKDVTESRLLQVICAYRAFLPFATLSVSSRERAGFRDHIIKLGATKVSAGVSVGIGERAGEKKGDDQFEISDSRAVKEMFEMIKNANLQPVMSDSVYVG; encoded by the coding sequence ATGCAAAAAAGCGTTTTTGAATATCAAGAAAATATGCAAATCATTAAAAGCGAAATTTTAAATAAGGTTTTAGAGCATGTAGAAAGCTTTGATGAAAGCTCTTATACAAAAGAAGATGTGATGAAGGCTTTAACGGCTTCAAATTTAAGTATAGAAAATTTAAAAGCTCTACTTTCAAGCTGTGCTGAGCCTTTTTTAGAGCAAATGGCTAGAAAATCAGCCTTTATAAAAGAACAAAATTTTGGTAAAAATATTCAGCTTTTTACGCCTTTGTATTTGAGTAATCATTGTGCAAGTAAATGCGTGTATTGTGGTTTTCAAGAAGGAAATAAAATCGCAAGAGCAAGGCTTGATGAAAAAGAAATTCATGCAGAAATGAAAGCCATTGCTAAGACAGGTCTTGAGGAGATTTTGCTTTTAACAGGCGAGGGCAGAGATTATGCGAGTGTTGCTTATATCGCTAAGGCATGCAAGATCGCAAGGCAGTATTTTAAGGTTGTTGGTGTTGAGGTGTATGTGATGAATGTTGATGAGTATCAAATACTTCATGAAAATGGTTGCGATTTTGTAACCGTGTATCAAGAAACCTATAACGCAAAGAAATATGCCAAGATTCATGTTTATGGAGAAAAAAGGGTTTTTCCTTACCGCTTTGACGCTCAAGAAAGGGCTTTGCTTGGTGGTATGAGAGGGGTTGGCTTTGGGGCTTTGCTTGGTATTGATGATTTTAGAAAAGATGCCCTTGCAACGGCTTTGCATGCGTATTTTATCCAAAAAAAATATCCACATGCTGAAATTTCACTCTCAGCACCAAGACTTCGTCCTATCATCAATAACCGCAAGATAAATCCTAAAGATGTTACAGAATCAAGACTTTTGCAAGTTATTTGTGCTTATAGAGCCTTTTTGCCTTTTGCAACGCTCAGCGTTTCAAGCAGAGAAAGAGCAGGCTTTAGAGATCATATCATTAAACTTGGAGCAACAAAGGTTTCAGCTGGCGTATCTGTTGGTATTGGCGAAAGAGCTGGAGAGAAAAAAGGCGATGATCAGTTTGAAATTTCGGATTCAAGAGCTGTAAAAGAGATGTTTGAGATGATTAAAAATGCAAATTTACAACCTGTTATGAGTGATAGTGTTTATGTGGGATAA
- a CDS encoding thiamine phosphate synthase translates to MWDKKIIAISEKDEVAGDFLQHIEKLANAKIDALILRQRELSEFEYLDLAKEVIALCKKKNLTCILHGFDKVALKLDHRFFHCPLGILSKEPRLVKYFHLIGTSIHSEEEYFLAERFKCNYAIAGHIFQSSCKEDIMPRGIGFLEKILKQAKMPIYAIGGIRLENLCFLKDLNIEGVCMRSELMKDRNLKKYVQECKQILNP, encoded by the coding sequence ATGTGGGATAAAAAAATCATTGCTATTAGCGAAAAAGATGAGGTTGCCGGAGATTTTTTACAACATATAGAAAAACTAGCAAATGCAAAGATTGATGCCTTGATTTTGAGACAAAGAGAGCTAAGCGAGTTTGAATATCTTGACCTTGCTAAAGAAGTGATTGCTCTTTGTAAGAAAAAAAATCTTACTTGTATTTTGCATGGTTTTGATAAGGTTGCTTTGAAGCTTGATCATAGGTTTTTTCATTGCCCTCTTGGAATTTTAAGCAAAGAGCCAAGACTTGTGAAGTATTTTCATCTCATAGGAACTTCCATTCACAGCGAGGAGGAGTATTTTTTAGCCGAGCGTTTTAAGTGTAATTATGCTATTGCTGGACATATTTTTCAAAGTTCTTGTAAAGAAGATATAATGCCTCGTGGTATAGGCTTTTTAGAAAAGATACTCAAACAGGCTAAAATGCCAATTTATGCCATAGGTGGCATAAGGCTTGAAAATCTTTGTTTTTTAAAAGATTTAAATATCGAGGGTGTTTGTATGAGAAGCGAGCTAATGAAAGATAGAAATTTAAAAAAATATGTGCAAGAATGCAAGCAAATTTTAAATCCTTAA
- a CDS encoding FTR1 family protein produces MKKSIFAVLLFCISLAFGRVDDYIAEAEIIKNMLNESVKLYENGDAQGAKKKAEDAYFQHFENMEGAVGRNIGRKAITMERKFTNLRRMYKDGVELKKVKALVEGLNYDLDEVAPIVQNGFRLVAEASDENYDKKAAELSSLEAEKKRQAEAEALIASMMGTQVTSQSSSSEIIADTSEENLNTSSKDEQSSNLQSKSDQEVIANLQSAASIDVKLQFLIDNISTKFNEAASNFKAGNLQEAKDLLNSALFEDYRNSKAEVAVSGFTKAGSDQKIQQGIRSVITKINNNEFDEKTLRASLEELEDQIFDAFLQIPQEQIALIKVEGFNENSATNVDYSKIADDLKIAFNNILDDYQGFNQASIDALQSAYLDIFEASGMEYKIGAVDSSLKLKIEGFFTQGLALIKQSAPKEELSKNFDTINSLVSGVLDKIQESSPFSLFIWAFGILLREGLEALIIVVAIVSYLIQSGNKKSLNIAYSALFTGIILSFITAFLVSWIFKSTAGQNREILEGVTMIVAVFFLFYVGFWLLSRAGNEKWANFIKKQTIDSISQNSSRMLWITVFLAVYREGAETVLFYQALFIDAKTSLDYMGVFSGLILGCLVIVILYFLLKAGALKIPTKQFFYITAYIIFYMVFVFTGKAVGELIMGKVVSPTLIPISFDPIDWLGIYPYYESIIPQTLVLILLVTGIFITHKITKKRSQ; encoded by the coding sequence ATGAAAAAAAGTATATTTGCGGTTTTATTATTTTGTATCAGTTTGGCTTTTGGACGCGTTGATGATTATATAGCTGAGGCTGAGATTATCAAAAATATGCTTAATGAAAGCGTAAAGCTTTATGAAAATGGCGATGCACAAGGGGCAAAAAAGAAAGCCGAAGATGCATATTTTCAACATTTTGAAAATATGGAAGGTGCAGTTGGTCGCAACATAGGACGCAAAGCTATCACTATGGAAAGAAAATTTACAAATTTGCGTCGTATGTATAAGGACGGAGTGGAACTTAAAAAGGTTAAAGCCTTGGTTGAGGGCTTAAACTACGATCTTGATGAGGTTGCTCCTATCGTGCAAAATGGCTTTCGTTTAGTGGCTGAGGCAAGCGATGAAAACTATGACAAAAAAGCAGCCGAGCTTTCATCTTTAGAGGCTGAGAAAAAAAGACAAGCAGAAGCAGAAGCCTTAATTGCTTCGATGATGGGGACACAAGTTACTTCTCAAAGTAGTTCTAGCGAGATCATAGCTGATACAAGTGAAGAGAATTTAAACACTTCATCAAAAGACGAACAAAGCTCAAATTTACAAAGCAAAAGCGATCAAGAAGTTATAGCAAATTTACAAAGTGCAGCTTCCATTGATGTTAAGCTTCAATTTTTAATTGACAATATTTCGACCAAATTCAACGAAGCAGCAAGTAATTTTAAGGCAGGAAATTTACAAGAAGCAAAGGATTTGCTAAATTCAGCTTTGTTTGAGGATTATAGAAACTCAAAAGCAGAAGTTGCGGTGAGTGGTTTTACAAAGGCTGGAAGCGATCAAAAAATCCAACAAGGCATAAGAAGCGTGATCACTAAGATCAACAATAACGAATTTGATGAAAAGACTTTAAGAGCGTCTTTAGAAGAGCTTGAGGATCAAATTTTTGACGCCTTTTTACAAATTCCACAAGAACAAATCGCCTTGATCAAAGTGGAGGGCTTTAATGAAAATTCAGCGACAAATGTGGATTATTCAAAGATCGCTGATGATCTTAAAATCGCATTTAATAATATCTTAGATGATTATCAAGGTTTTAATCAAGCAAGCATTGATGCCTTGCAAAGTGCTTATTTGGATATTTTTGAGGCAAGTGGCATGGAGTATAAGATCGGTGCTGTAGATAGCTCTTTAAAGCTTAAGATAGAGGGCTTTTTTACTCAGGGTCTTGCTTTGATCAAGCAAAGTGCTCCAAAAGAAGAGCTTTCTAAAAATTTTGATACCATAAATAGCCTTGTATCTGGTGTTTTGGATAAAATTCAAGAATCTTCACCATTCTCGCTTTTTATCTGGGCATTTGGTATTTTGCTTAGAGAGGGCTTAGAAGCTTTAATTATCGTTGTTGCCATAGTTTCTTACCTTATACAAAGTGGCAACAAAAAGAGCTTAAATATAGCTTACTCTGCTCTTTTTACAGGGATTATCCTAAGTTTTATCACAGCCTTTTTGGTGTCTTGGATCTTTAAAAGTACAGCAGGGCAAAATAGAGAGATCCTAGAGGGCGTTACGATGATAGTAGCGGTATTTTTCCTCTTTTATGTTGGCTTTTGGTTGCTTAGCCGTGCAGGAAATGAAAAATGGGCAAATTTCATCAAAAAACAGACCATAGATTCTATTTCTCAAAATTCATCAAGAATGCTTTGGATCACCGTTTTCTTAGCCGTTTATAGAGAGGGTGCTGAAACCGTGCTTTTTTATCAAGCTCTTTTTATAGACGCAAAAACAAGTTTGGATTATATGGGTGTGTTTTCAGGACTTATACTTGGTTGTTTGGTGATTGTTATACTTTATTTTTTACTCAAGGCAGGAGCTTTGAAAATCCCAACAAAACAATTTTTTTATATCACTGCATATATCATTTTTTACATGGTCTTTGTCTTTACGGGCAAGGCAGTAGGAGAGCTTATCATGGGTAAGGTGGTTTCGCCAACCTTGATACCTATAAGCTTTGATCCTATTGATTGGCTTGGAATTTATCCATATTATGAGTCAATCATACCTCAAACTTTGGTTTTAATCTTGCTTGTTACAGGCATTTTTATAACACATAAAATCACTAAAAAAAGGAGTCAATAA
- a CDS encoding iron transporter: protein MLKKALLSVAAAAVFSVNAFGGEVPIGDPQELNGLEIAAVYLQPIEMEPRGIDLAASLADIHLEADIHAIKGNKNGFPEGFWMPYLTIAYELKNLDTGKVKRGTFMPMVADDGPHYGANIAMEKDKSGGFGVGNYEVTFFITNPEKQGFGRHVDKETGVGKWFEPFKVSWKFKYTGTPK, encoded by the coding sequence ATGTTAAAAAAAGCATTATTAAGCGTTGCAGCAGCAGCTGTATTTTCAGTAAATGCCTTTGGTGGTGAAGTTCCTATCGGCGATCCTCAAGAACTTAATGGACTAGAAATTGCCGCTGTATATCTTCAGCCTATCGAAATGGAGCCACGCGGTATTGATTTGGCTGCTTCTTTGGCTGATATTCACCTTGAAGCTGATATTCATGCGATAAAAGGAAATAAAAATGGCTTTCCAGAAGGTTTTTGGATGCCTTATCTTACCATAGCTTATGAGCTTAAAAATCTTGACACCGGTAAGGTAAAAAGAGGAACTTTCATGCCTATGGTGGCTGATGATGGTCCTCACTATGGTGCAAATATTGCTATGGAAAAAGATAAATCAGGTGGCTTTGGTGTGGGCAATTATGAAGTAACTTTTTTTATCACAAATCCTGAAAAACAAGGTTTTGGACGCCATGTTGATAAAGAAACAGGTGTGGGTAAATGGTTTGAGCCTTTTAAGGTGAGTTGGAAATTTAAATACACAGGCACACCAAAATGA